DNA sequence from the Streptomyces sp. NBC_01264 genome:
CCGGGTGCCGGGCGGGCCGTCCCCGGGGCCGCCACCGGCGGGGCGGACAGCACCAGGGCCATCCGCTCCGCCGAAGCGCGGGCCATCATCACGTACTTGGGCATGTCCGAGAACAGCCGGAGCGGCTCCATGATGAACTGCGCCAGGCCCACGGCCATGACGAGCTCACCGATGCTGATCTGCCCGTCGAAGGCCAGCCAGCCGGCGGTCAGGGTCACCGCGGCGGCGAGGGTCGAGTTCAGGGCCAGCGCGGTGCCCGTGTAGGCGCCGTTCACCTTGGCGACCGTGATCGCCTGCTCCTTGGCCTCCGTGCTGACCTTCCGGTAGGACCGGAAGGCCGCCTGGTTGCCGCCGAAGCCGTGCAGCGGGCGCAGGCCGGTGATCAGGTCGGCGACCTTCGCACCCGCCCGCGCCACCCGGGCCTGCTGCTCCTGGGTGCTGCTGCCGATCCGCTTCGACATCACGCTGAGGGTCGACAGGATCAGCGCCGTTCCGATCATGACCAGCAGGCCGAGCCGCAGGTCCGCCAGGCTCAGCGCGACCGCCGCGACCAGCACCGCGACCGAGGAGCTGATCAGCATCGGCACGACCTCGACGATGTCGGCAGTCTGGTCGGCGTCCTCGGTGGCGATGGTGAGCACTTCGCCGGACTTGAGGTCCACGTCCCGGGCCACCGGCTGGAGGCCGCAGGACGCGACCCGCACCCTCCAGCGGTGGGCCTCGGTGGTGTTGGCCTTCTGCAGGATGCGCATCCCGAACCGCCACGACAGCGACACGGTCGTGATGATCACGGCCAGTGCGGCGATCGAGAGGACGAGCGCCGTCAGGCTCCGCCCGCGCATCGTGTGGTCGACGATCAGGCCGAGCGCGATCGGGAAGGCCGTCTCGCCGGCCTGGTACAGGCCCATGAGGACGGTGCCCCAGACCATGGCGCCGGCGTTGCGCCGTACCGCGGTCCGGAGGATGTCGGATCCCGCGCGGCGGGATCCGTGGGGGTCAGGAGTTGTCATCGATGTGCCCGGCAATCGCTTCGGGGGTTCGCAGGGTGAGCAGGTCACGGATGGTGATCGTCGGGCCGAATTCACGGCGCAGGAGTCCGACCAGGCGTACGGCCAGCATGGAGTGTCCGCCGAGGGAGACGAAATCGCTCACGGCGCTCACCTCGTCGTCGTCCAGGTCCAGGGCTTCGGCGAAGAACTCGCAGACCAGGACCTCGGTCTCGGTCTGCGGGCCGCGCTCGCCCGAAGTGGTCAGCGCACCCAGCGGCTTGGGCTCCGGCAGGGCCTTGGTGTCGGCCTTCCCGTTCACCGTGAGCGGGATGGCGTCGACCTGGGCGTAGTGCGTCGGGCGCATGTAGTCCGGCAGTCCGGTGCCCGCCTCGGCGGCGACCGCCGCCAGGTCGGAGCCGTCCGCCAGCACGAGGTACGCGGCCAGCCGGTAGGCGCCGTCGACCTGCGGGTCGGGCTGGGCGACGGCGGCCGTGAACCGTACCGCCGGGTGCGCGGCGAACGCGGCCTCCACCTCTCCCAGCTCGACGCGGTGGCCGCGGATCTTGACCTGCTGGTCGGTGCGGCCGAGGTACATCAGGTTCCCGTCCGGCCGGCGGACCACCAGGTCGCCGGTGCGGTACATGCGCTCGCCGGGCGCGCCGAACGGCGAGGCGACGAACCGGTGCGCGGTCTGGGCCGCCTGACCCAGGTACCCGCGGGCGATGCCGATGCCGGAGACGTAGAGCTCACCGGGAACGCCGTCCGGAAGCGGCCGCAGCCACGGGTCCAGGACGAACACCTCGGTGTTGTCGATGGCCACGCCCACCACCGGGTCCTGGCACTCGAAGGTGCCGACGCCCAGGGTGTTGATGGTGTACTCCGTGGGTCCGTACAGGTTGTACCCGACGGTCCCCTCGGTCTCGGCGAGCCGCTGCCACAGGGTCGGGGTGACCGCCTCGCCGCCCAGGAGCACCAGCGCGGGGCGCCGGTCCGGGTTGTCGAGCAGGCCTTCGGCCGCCAGCTGCTGCGCGTAGGTCGGGGTCACGTTGATGACGTCGATCCCGTGCTCACGGCAGTAGTCGACCAGGGCGGGTGCGTCGCGGCGCAGTTCCTCGTCGCAGATGTGCACCTCGTGGCCGTCGGCGAGCCACAGGAGCTCCTCCCACGACATGTCGAAGGCGAAGGACACGGTGTGCGCGATCTTGAAGATCCGGTTGCCGTGCTCGGCCAGCACCGGCGCGAAGATGCGGCGCTGGTGGTTGATCAGCATGTTGGTGAGTCCGGCGTACTCGGTCACCACGCCCTTGGGCTTGCCCGTGGAACCGGAGGTGTAGATCGTGTACGCGGGGTGCCGCAGCCGGTCCGGGTCCTCCGGTGCGAACGTCACGAGCGGCTCTGCCCCGGGAAGGGGCCGGTCCAGCTCGATCAGGTCGCCGGGCTCGACCGGGCCGCCGGTCAGCCGGGGCGAGACGGCGCTGACGGTGAGGATCACCTCGGGCCGGGCGTCCGCGACGATCGTCGCGATCCGCTCGTCCGGGTGGTCCAGCTCCAGCGGTACGTACGCGGCTCCCGTGCGCAGTACGGCGAACAGCGCGACGATCCAGTCGAGCGTGCGCGGGATCGCCAGGCCCACGGTCTTCTCCGGGCCGATGCCGCGCCCGGCGAGCACGCCCGCCAGCAGGCGGCTGCGGTCACGGAGTTCGGCGAAGGTCATGCTCCGGCCGTGCGCGACGAGCGCGACCCGCTCGGGGGCGCTGTCGGCCGCCCGGTCGAAGCGGTCGATCACCGTGTCGGTGCCGATGTCCGTACGGTCGGCCGGCGCGGGCACCGGCCCGAGGCCGGGCAGGGCGCCCACCGGACCCGTGGACCGGGCCAGGTCCTGGAGCACGCCGACGTAGTCGTCGAGGAGACGGCGGGCGCTCGCGGAGTCGCCGTGGCGGTGCTCCAGCTTGACCGTGAGCCGGTCGCCGGGGGTGACGACCCAGGTGAACGGGTAGTGGGTGGAGTCGTCCGACTTCACCTCGGTGATGCCGTGGCGGGCGTTCATCTCCGCGAGCCCGTCCAGGTCCAGGAAGTTCTGGAGCACGAACAGGTTGTCGAAGAGCGTGTCGTGGCCGCTGGCCCGCTGGATCTCGCCGAGCCCCAGGTGCTCGTGCTCCATGGCCTCGACCCGGGCGGCCTGTACGGACGCCAGGTACTGGCCGACCGGAACCGCGGGCCTGGCCCGCGTCCACATCGGCACGGTGTTGAGCAGCACGCCGACGATGTCGGACAGGCCCTCGCCCTCGCGGCCGGAGACGGTCACGCCGAACACGGCGTCGCTGCGGCCGGTGTGGGCGCCCAGGAGGAGGCCGAACGCGCCGGTGAGGACGGAGTTCAGGGTGACTCCGTGCGCCCTGGCCGTCTCCCGCAGCAGCTGCGACTGTTCGGCGGTCAGGGTGTGCAGGAGCGCGGGCGGCAGGTCCTCCGAGAGGGTCGGCGCGGGTCCGGCGAGCAGCGTCGGGCCGGCGAGCCCGGTCAGGTGCCCGGCCCAGAACCGCTCCGAGAGCGCCGGGTCCTTGGCGGCGAGCGATCGGGCGTGGTCCTCGAAGGCCGGTACGGCCGGGGCCGCGTCCGGCTGCTCGCCGGCGAGCAGGGCCCGGTAGGCCTCGAACAGGTCGCGGAGCACGATCGCGCGGGACCAGCCGTCCCACAGCAGCAGGTGGTAGCTGAGGAGCAGGCCGTCGCGGCCGTCGGGCAGCCGGATCACGGTCAGCCGGACCAGCGGCGGCTCGGCCGGGTCGAAGCCGGTGCCCCGGTCCCGGACGCGCAGGGCTTCGACTTCCTCCTCGGTCGACAGCTCGACCGTGTGGACGCCGACCCGGCGGCCCGCCTTGAGGACCTGGACCGGGTTCCCGTCGTCGTCGGTGGCGAAGCCGGCGCCGACGACGGGGTGGCGGGCCATGACCACGGCCATGGCCTCGGTCAGTGCGTCGGTGTCGAGGCGGTGGTCGAGGGCGAAGTAGCTCTGCGCGACGTAGTGGCCGGCCGTTCCCGCCAGCTGGGCCTGGAAGAACAGGCCGCGCTGGAGGGCGGTGACCGGGGCCGTGCGCTCGGCCGCCACGGAGGCTTCCGCGAGGGTTTCCAGGGCGTGCAGCCAGTGCGCGGTGATCTCGTCGGGGATCTCCTCGGCGAGGGTGAAGGTCGCGTGCAGGCTGCCGGTGGCCGCGTCGGTCCAGGCGTTGACCTCGACCGCGTAGGGGCTGCCCTGGTCGCCGCCGGTGATGTGCAGGGCCTGGGACTCGCTGCCCCGGCCGAGGTAGTTGAAGAGCACCTGCGGGCGGGCGGTCAGCAGCGGGGCCGTCTGCGGGTTGAGGTAGCGCAGCCGTCCGTAGGCGAGGTGCCCGGACTCGTCCGGCTGGCGCGCCGCGACCTCGCGGGCCGCCGCGACCGGGTCGGTGTGCGCGGTGAGCCGGACGGGCGCGATGGCGGTGAACCAGCCGACCGTACGGGTGTAGTCGTGGTGCTCCAGTACGGACACCCGGCCGTGCCGCTCCATCTCGATCGCCAGATCGGTCGGCGCGGGCTGGATCCGGGTCAGTGCGGTGCGCAGGGCGCCGCACAGCAGCTCGGTGAGGGCGACGCCGAGCGCGGCGGGGGCGGCGCGCGTCACCAGGTCGGCGGCCTCGGGGCCGAGGACGACGGTGGTGTCGCGCAGCGCGCCGGACGCGGGCAGCAGCGCGGGTGCCCGGAGGGTGTCCACCCAGTGCCCGAGGTCGTCGGCGCCGGCGGTGGAGCGCAGGGTCAGCGCGTCGGCGTACTCGGCGTAGGAGGTGGTCGCCGGTGCGAGGGTCTCCCCGCGCAGGGCGGCGGCCAGGTCGTCCACGAGGATCAGCCAGGAGACCGCGTCGACCGCGAAGTGGTGCACGGTGACCACCAGGGTGCCGGTGGCCGCGAGCCAGGTGAAGGCGGCGATCTCCCCGGTTTCGGGGTCGAGCCGTCCGGCGGCCTCGTTCGCGGCGGCCGTGGCGTCGGCCGTGTCCGCACGCAGGACGGTGGCCGCGCGGGCGGGTTCGGTGCGCAGGGTCCACGCGCCGTGCTCGGTGTGCAGCCGCATCCGCAGGGCCGGATGGGCGGCCAGTACGGCGTTCGCGGCGCGCTCGACGTCGGCGAAGGCGGTGCCTTCGGGGACGTCCAAGGTCCGGGCCTGGGCGAACCGGGCGAGGGAGCCGCCCAGTTCGCGCTGGCGCAGGATGATCGGCGTGGGCGCCAGCGGGCCGTCCTCGCGGCGCGCGGGGGCCGCGGCGGCGGCGGAGCTCTGCGGCGCACGTGTGCCCATGAGCTCGGCGAGCGCGCGCGGCGTCTTCAGGAGGAACACGTCGCGGGGTGCGATCGGCAGGCCGAGCGCCCTGGCCCGGTTGACCACGGTGATGGCCACGATGCTGTCGCCGCCCGCGCCGAAGAAGTCGGTGTCGGCGTCGGCGTCCGGGTGCGCCAGGGTGTCGGCGAAGATGCCGACCAGGGAGGCCAGTACGGAATCGGCGGCGGCCGTGGCGATGGCCGAACCGACGGCTTCCTGGGGGTCTTCCTGCGCGGCCCGCGCGATCAGGGCCTTGCGGTCCAGCTTGCCGTTGACGGTCAGCGGCAGGGCGTCCACCGGCAGGATCCGGCCCGGCACCATGTGCACGGGCAGCTTCTCGGTGAGGAGGGCGGACAGGTCGCCGGGCACCCGGCCCACGACGTGCGCGACCAGGTGGTCGCCGCTGCCGGCCACGGTGACGGCCACGTCGACCACTCCGTCGAGCTCCCGCAGCGCGGACTCGACCTCGCCGAGCTCGATGCGGAAGCCCTTGAGCTGGACCTGGTCGTCGGCGCGGCCGGTGAACTCCAGCTCCCCGTCGAGGGTACGGACGGCCAGGTCGCCGGTGTGGTACATCCGGGAGCCGTCGTTCGCGAACGGGTTGGCCACGAACCGGCCCGCGGTGAGGCCCGGCCGCCCGAGGTAGCCGAGGGACACCTGGTCGCCGGCCACGTAGATGGCGCCCACCTGACCCGGCGGCACCGGCTTCAGCCGGTCGTCGAGCAGGTAGGTGACCAGGCCCGGGATGGGTCCGCCGATGGGGCTGACGTCGCCGCCGTGGGCGAAGTCCCCGTCGGTCAGCACCCGGTGGGTCACGTGGACGGTGGTCTCGGTGATCCCGTACATGTTGACGAGCTCGGGCGAGGCGGCGCCGTGCCGCTCGACCCAGCCGCGCAGGCGTCCGAGATCGAGCGCCTCGCCGCCGAAGATGACGCGGCGCAGTGTGGGGAGCGGCTGCCCGGCGTGCCGGTCGGCCTCGACGAACTGGTAGAAGGCCGAGGGCGTCTGGTTCAGCACGGTCACCCCGCGCTCGCGGACCAGCCGGTGGAAGTCGACGGGGGAACGGGTCAGCCCGTAGTCGGGCACGAGCAGCTCGCCGCCGTGCGCCAGGGCGCCCCACAGCTCCCAGACGGCGAAGTCGAAGGAGTAGGAGTGGAACTGGACCCAGACGTCGTCGGGGCCGAAGTCCATGTCCGGCTGGGTGTTGGCGAGCAGCGCCACCACGCTGGAGTGCGGGACGACGACGCCCTTGGGCCTGCCGGTGGAGCCGGAGGTGTAGATCACGTAGGCGGGGTCGTTCCAGCTGACCTCGTCCGCCGTGGCGGCCGCCGTGGCGTCCGCCGTCCCGGCGGCCTCCCGCGGCAGTTCGTCGCCCTGTACGAGGACCCGGGCGGCGACTCCCGCCCGCTCCAGCAGGGCGGTGAAGCGCTCGCGCTGGGCGGGGTCGACGAGGACGGCCTGCGGGGCGGCGTCGCCGAGGACGTACTCCAGCCGGTCGTCGGGGTACGCCATGTCGAGCGGCACGTAGGCGCCGCCCGCGCTGACGATCGCGACCAGGGCGACGACCTGCTCGATGGTGCGCGGGACGGCCACGGCCACGCGCCGGCCGGGTCCGACCCCGGCCGCGCGCAGGGCGGCGGCCAGCTCGTCCTTCGCGGCGGCGAGTTCGCCGTAGGTCAGCGACCGGGTGGCGCCGTCGAGCGCGCACTGGGTGACGGCGGTGGCCGCCGGGTCCCGCCGCGCCGCGGCGTCGAAGAGTGCGCCGAGGGTGGTCGGGGTGATCCGTGCGGGGGTCCTGGCGCCCTCCGGCGCCAGGTCGCCGACGGGGGCGTCCGGCCGGGTGAGCAGGCCGGTGAGGGTGTGCTCGAACCGGTTCAGGATGTCCCGGGCGCTGCTCTCGCGGAGCAGTTCGCCGTCGTAGATCAGGTTGAAGCGCGGGCGTCCGTCGAGGGCCCGCTCCACGACCAGGGTCAGCGGGTAGTGCGGGGCGCCCTCGTTGACGAGGCCGGTGACGGAGAGGGTGTCGCCGGTGCGGCGCAGGGCGGCCACGTCGGTGGCGACGTCGAACACGACGAGGGTGTCGAAGAGGGAGCCGACGCCGGCCAGCCGGCCGATCCGTGCCAGCGAGACGTGCTGGTGCGGCAGGACCGCGCCCTGGTGCTCGCGCACCGAGGCGAGCAGTTCGCGCGCCGTGGTGGCTTCGTTCCACCGTGCGCGCAGCGGGACGGTGTTGATGAACAGGCCGACCATGTCCTCGATGCCGGGCACGTCGGCGTCGCGGCCGGAGACCGTGGAGCCGAAGACCACGTCGGCACAGTGCAGGATCCCGCCCACGGTGACGGCCCAGGCGCTGTGCACGGCCACGCTGAGGGGTACGCCGGCGGTACGGGCGGCGGAGTCGACGTCCAGTCCGGGCTCGACGGAGGTGTCGGCGAACCGGTCGGACGGGGTGTGCTCCCTGGCCACCAGCGAGGGGCCGGGCAGTTCGGCGAGTTCGGCGCCCCACACGCGGTCGCTCTCGTCGGCGTCGCGTCCGGCGAGCCAGCCGACGTAGTCGGGGAAGCCGCTCAGCGGGTAGGTGCTGCCCGGCGCGTGGTACTCGGCGAGCAGCGCGCGCAGCATCGGGGGCACGGACCAGCCGTCGGCGATGATGTGGTGGACGGTCTGCACGAGGACGTCGCGGCCGGATTCCGGGTCGCGGACCAGCGTGAACCGCATCAGCGGGCCGGTGGCCAGGTCGAATCCGGCACGCCGGTCGCGCTCCGCGAGTTCGTGGAGTTCGGCGTCGGTGATGCCGGGCCGCTCCAGGGTGGTGAAGGACGCCTCGGCGCCGCTCTCCAGGACGGAGACGACGCGGCCGTCGGCGAGGGCCGTGAACCGCGCGGCCAGGTTCGGGTACAGGGTGAGCAGCCGGGTGGTCGCGGCCGCGAGGCGGGCGGGGTCGAGCTCGCCCTCCAGCGTCAGCAGCTGCTGTTCGACGTAGCTGCCCGCGGAGTCGTCGTCGAAGACCGAGTGGAAGTACAGGCCTTCCTGGAGCGGGGTCAGGGGCAGGACGGCGCGCAGCTCGGGGCCGTCCAGGGTGTCGACGCCGGCCTGGGTCAGCCGCACCAGCGGGAAGTCGCTGGGCGAGTGGCCGCCCTCCTCGAGCGCGGCCAGGGCGGTGAGGGCCGCCTGGAAGTAGCCGCCGATGGCCTCGATGTCCTCGTCGGTGAACATCCCGTCGGGCCAGGAGAGGGTGGTGACGAGTTCGTAGGCGCCGGTGGCGGAGGGTTCGGCGATCGCGTTGAACTCCAGGGCGCGCGGCAGGCGCATCTTCGGGTCGCGCTTCTCGCCGAGCTGGCCGGTGGTGCCGGAGAGCTGCCAGTCCCCCGAGGCGCCCGCGTCGAAGCGGCCCAGGTAGTTGAAGAGGACCTGGGGGGCGGGGGCCGTGAAGGCGGCGTCGGCCAGGTAGCGCAGGGCGCCGTAGGAGACGCCGTTGCCCGGGACCCGGGCGAGGTCCTCCTTGACCGCCTTGAGCGCGGCGGCGAGGTACCGGGGGTCGCTGAAGTCGCCGGTCGTACCGGGGTCCACGGTCACCGGGAACAGCGTGGTGAACCAGCCGACGGTCCGCGACAGGTCCGGCTCGACGCCGGTCGCGCCCGCCACGTGGCGGCTCTCGCGTCCGTGGCCCTCCAGCTCGATGTGGGCGAAGGTCTGCTCCTGGCCGCGGCCGCGGCGCCAGCGGGCGAGGGTGACGGCGAGCGCGGTCAGCAGGACGTCGTTGACGCCCGCGTGGAACTTGGCGGGGATCTCGCCCAGCAGCGCGGCGGTGGCCTCGGAGCCGACGGTGAAGATCCGGTGCCGCTCCCGCTCGACCGTGTCGGTCTCGGACGGGGCGCGCCGGCCCAGCGGCGCGTCGGGCCCCGGCAGGGGACGCTCGTAGTGGGCGCGGTCCGCGTCGAACCCGGCGCTCTCCAGGAGCTGGGTCCAGCGCCGGAACGAGGTGCCCACCGCGGGCAGTTCGAGGGCCTGGCCCGCGGAGAACCGGCGCCAGGCGGTGGCCAGGTCCTCCATCAGGACCCGCCAGGACACGCCGTCGACCACCACGTGATGGGCGACCAGGACCAGCTGGCGGGCCTCGCGGCGCCAGACGGCCCGCAGCATCACGCCGTTGTCCGGGTCGAGTCCTTCGGTGGCGAGGGCGACGCACGCGTCGAGCGGCCCGTCGCTCACCTGCCAGTCGGCCGCGATCCCGTCGGCCTCAGGTATCTCGAAGCTCCAGCGGTCCCCGCGGACGAGGCGGGCGCGCAGCATGTCGTGCCGGGCGACGAGGGAGTCGAGGATCGGGCCGAGGGCGTCGGCGGTGAGGTCCGCCGGGGTGTTCAGTACGACTGCCTGGACGAAGCCGTCGACGGCGTCCGTGGTCCGGCCGAGCCACTGGACGATGGGCGATCCCGCGACGGGACCGGTCGCCACGTCGGCGTGGTCCACCCCGGCCGGGTCCTCGCGGCCGGCCACGGCCGCCAGGGCGCCCAGGACGCTGTTGGCGAAGATCTGTCCCGCGGTGACGTAGAGGCCCGCTTCGCGCAGCGCGCTCAGCAGTGAGATGGCCAGGATGCTGTCTCCGCCGAGCTGGAAGAAGTCCTGGTCGACGCCGACTTCCTCCAGCCGCAGCACCGAGGCGACGGCCGCGCACACGGCGCGCTCCTCGTCGGTGGAGGGCCGGATGAACGCGCCGGTCACGATTTCCGGTTCGGGCAGCGCGCGCCGGTCGAGCTTGCCGTTCGCGGTGAGCGGGAACTCGGTCATGACGACGACGTGGGCGGGCACCATGTACTCGACCATGTGCTCGGTGGCCCAGGCCTTGACCTCGTCGGCCCGCAGCTCCTCGTGGCCGGCGGCCGGGATCACGTAGCCGACCAGGTAGGTGCCGCCCGCGCTGTTCTTCTTCGCGATGACGCAGGTGTGCCGTACCGCGGGGTGCTCCGCGAGGCCGACCTCCACGTCCTCCAGTTCGAGGCGCATGCCGCGGATCTTGATCTGGTTGTCGGCGCGGCCGAGGAAGTCCAGGGAGCCGTCGGGGGCGAAGCGGGCGAGGTCGCCGGTGCGGTAGAGGCGCGAGCCGTCGGTGGCGAAGGGGTTCGCCACGAACCGGGACGCGGTCAGTCCGGGTGCGTTCACGTAGCCGCGGCCCAGGAGGAAGCCGCCGACGTAGAGTTCGCCGCCGACGCCGACGGGGACGGGGCGCAGCTCGTCGTCGAGGACGTACAGCTGGGTGTTGGGGTTGGCCTTGCCGATGGAGGTCGACAGGCGTTCGGCCTCACCGCGGTAGATGACGTGGGAGACGCCGATGGTCGTCTCGGCCGGGCCGTAGCCGTGGTACATGGGGATGTCGAGCCGGGTGCGGTAGCGCTCGTACAGCTCGGGGGTGAGCACCTCGCCGCCGCACCACACGTGGCGCATGCTGTCGAGGCGGTCGGAGTCGCCGGCGATCTCCAGCAGGACGTCCAGCATGGAGGAGACGAGGTAGGTGAAGGTGACGCGGTGCTCGGCGATGACCGCGAGCAGGTGGTGCGGGTCGCGTTCGCCGCCGGGCCGCAGGACGACGAGGCGGCCGCCGCAGACCAGCGGGAGGAAGATCTCGTTGATGGATATGTCGAAGGACAGCGGCGCCTTGAACAGCGAGGCGTCGTCGTGGCCGAAGTGCAGGATCTCCTCGACCTGCCACAGCAGGCGCTCGCTGATCGCCTCGTGGCGGATCATCGCGCCCTTGGGGCGGCCGGTGGAACCGGACGTGAAGATCACGTAGGCCAGGGAGTTGCCGTGCGCGGTGATCCCGGTGCCCTCGGTGGGCTGGTCGGCGTAGCGCCAGTCGTCGAGGTCGACCACCGCGGCGGCCGGTTCCGCGGGGTCGTGCTCGCCCGAGCCGCTCAGCTGCAGCACCACCCGCGCGTCGTCGATGACGACGGCGCGGCGCGCGGCGGGCCACTGCGGGTCGAGCGGGACGAACGCGCAGCCGGCCTGGAGCACGCCGAGCAGGCCGATCACCATGTCGGCGGAGCGGCCCAGCGAGATGCCCACGACCTGCTCGGAGCCGAGTCCCCGGCCGATCAGGTGGTGGGCCAGCTGCGCGGACAGCTCCGCCGCCTGGCGGTAGGTCAGCGAGCGGTGTTCGTCGACGATGGCGACCGCGTCCGGCCGCAGGCGCGCCTGCTCGCGGAACATCTCCACGATGGTCGGCCGGACCCGGTCCGCCGCGTTGTCGTTCCACTCGGCGAGGGTCTCGAGTCGCTCCGCCACGCCGGTCGGGCTGATGGTGCCGAGGGGCCGGTCGGGGAAGTCCGCCAGGTCGTCCAGCGCGCGCTGGGCGTCGGCCTGCGGGACGCCGGCCGACAGGACGCTCGCGGGGACCGCGATGGCCCAGCCGTCCGGGGCGGCCTCGCCGGTCTCCCAACCGCCGGGCGCGCTACCGCCGTTGTCGACCCACCCGAGGACGTCCGCGAAGAGCGTGCCGGGGACCAGGTCGATTCCGTCGGGGCTCTCGCCCGTCGCCCAGTACGACAGTCCGATGGCGCAGGCCTCGGCGATGGTCCGGTCGGAGTATCCGCCGGTACGCCGGCGCACGTCTGCCAGGCGCGTAGGAGAGATCAGCACGAGACGAGCGCTCGGTTCCATCATTGAAGACTCAACACCCTTCCAAGGTACTCAGGTCAGCCTAACCTAAATTAGGGTGACCTAACTAGCGTCTCTCCAGGCCCGCCAGAGTCGCGCGTAGCGGCCGCCCAGGGCCACCAACTCCTCGTGCGTGCCCTGCTCCACGACGCGTCCCGCATCCAGCACGGCGATCCTGTCGGCGGCCACCGCCTGGGTCAGCCGGTGCGCCACGAACAGCGTGGTCCGCCCGGCGCAGGCGGCCAGTACGGCCCGCTCCAGCTCGGCGGCGCCCTCACTGCCCGCCTCCGCGGTGGACTCGTCGAGCACCACCACGGGAGCCCGGCCCAGCACCAGCCGGGCCAGGGCGACCTGGGCGACCTTCGTGCCGTCCAGCCGCGCACCGCCCTCACCGACGTCGGTGTGCAGGCCCTCGGGCAGCGCCTCGACCCACTCGGCCGCGCCTACGGTGCCCAGCGCGGCCAGCAGTTCGGCGTCGGTCGCCTCCGGCGCGGCCAGTCGCAGGTCGTCGGCGAGCGGCCCGGAGAACACGTGCGTCTCCTGGGTCAGGATGCTCACCAGCGCCCGCGCCGCGGCCTCGTCCAGATCGGCGAGGTCGGTCGAGCCGATCCGCACCGATCCGGCCTCCGGGGTCCCGATGCCGGCGATGAGCGCGGCCAGGGTCGTCTTGCCGGCGCCCGTCGCACCCACCAGGGCCAGCGAGCCGCCCGCCGGGATCGTCAGGCTGACCTCGCTCAGCACCGGCTCCTCGGACCCGGGGTAACGGAACGTCAGCCCCTTCACCGTCACGGGGTACGACTCCCGGTCCGCCGGCGCGGCGGTCGAGTCCCCGACCAGCCGGTCCTGCGTGGACTCCGCCAGCACCCCGACGAGCCGGGTCAGGCTCGCGCCCGACTTCTGGGCCTCGTCGAAGGTGAACATGATCGCGCCCAGCGGGGTGAACAGCCGGTGGAACACCAGCGGCGCGGCCGCCACTTCACCGAGGCTCGCGGATCCGGTCTCCAGCAGGGCGTAGCCCACCACGAGGATCAGGGTGAGCCCGATGAACTCCGCGCGGTTCTCCCGGCCGACGAACCGGCCGAAGAAGTGGAACACCTCGATGCCGAGGTCCCGTACCCGCCGCGAATCGTCGGAGACCTTCTCGCGGAAGGCCTCCTCCAGGCGGTGCGCCCGGACCGTCTCGATGCCGTTGAGGCCGCTGATCAGCGCCTGCGCCCGCTCGGCCTGGGCCACCGCGCGCTTGCGGTAGAGCGGGGCGGAGCGGGGCAGGTACCAGCGCAGGGCCAGCGCGTAGGCCGGCAGCGCGCAGGCGCCGGCCAGGCCGAGCCGCCAGTCGAGGCCGAACATGCCGATCGTGGCGATGGCCACCAGGATCCCCGCGGAGAACACCGTGGGGATGGCCGAGCGGATGCCCTTGGACAGCACGGCGACGTCGTCGCCGACCCGGGAGA
Encoded proteins:
- a CDS encoding ABC transporter ATP-binding protein; the encoded protein is MTTPDPHGSRRAGSDILRTAVRRNAGAMVWGTVLMGLYQAGETAFPIALGLIVDHTMRGRSLTALVLSIAALAVIITTVSLSWRFGMRILQKANTTEAHRWRVRVASCGLQPVARDVDLKSGEVLTIATEDADQTADIVEVVPMLISSSVAVLVAAVALSLADLRLGLLVMIGTALILSTLSVMSKRIGSSTQEQQARVARAGAKVADLITGLRPLHGFGGNQAAFRSYRKVSTEAKEQAITVAKVNGAYTGTALALNSTLAAAVTLTAGWLAFDGQISIGELVMAVGLAQFIMEPLRLFSDMPKYVMMARASAERMALVLSAPPVAAPGTARPAPGGDLEIDCVRYESLQGLKFRVPAGQFTAIAVYQPRAAAELASILAVNVPPAAYGGVVRLGGQDLADLSVEAVRELMLVNPYDGEIFAGTLRTNIDPSGTSRTVGEAVEASMLTDVVALHREGLDYEVRDRGSNLSGGQRQRLSLARALAADSDVLVLRDPTTAVDAVTEQLVARRIAELRRGRTTVVITSSPALLDAADRVLVLDDGVVAAEGTHRHLLASDPAYCSAVTR